A region of Actinomycetota bacterium DNA encodes the following proteins:
- a CDS encoding ATP-dependent DNA helicase, giving the protein MSEISRQQLNGVLGLDLSNEQWQIISSPLEPSVVVAGAGSGKTTSMAARVAWLVGSGWVDADAVLGLTFTNKAAASLGSSMRRMLNAMDSSQLRPLSDDEFALAAEPQVQTYNAFAARILSDHGIRIGREPGARLLTDGARQQLAYSVVCTSLLPLDALEKNPDSIASDLLRLDDQCSELDLDPASLMQWDQALVASLTAVEPLQNNGKETRQTAAKRILLAQLIQDWRAAKLSREVIDYSDQTRLALELVRSFPDVAAEVREQFAVVLLDEYQDTSIAQRHLLQALFGEGHPVTAVGDPCQAIYGWRGASVDNIENFPHHFPASRGGQLLPAARYTLSANRRSGHSILAIANELSHSLRAQHTGLLELQWADTGKGAGDVAVGLFEHISHERSWIVDRIRQLGAVTDQRWGDIAILATTGKELAAFATLLTAADVPVQLHGAAGLLSKPLVVEVRAVLEAVVDPIANPAVVRLLAGPRWAIGPRDLAALGVRAVELAGSAHRVDAQDVGEALDEAVAGADGVEMTSLSDATFDLGDLSRYSPQAAARLHNFGQELAELRRHSSDPPVDFLGRILATTGLDVELALATDDAQLSWMSFVRFAAEFTDLEGRSTLSAFLRRLRDAERFDVDLSVDVVQRADAVQLMTVFKAKGLEFAHVFVPGFVDGAFPGGNARGQWPSSAVTVPWHLRADATDALRSYPRADESPRAKDYRAYLDELRALQQIDSERLAYVALTRAQHTLIVTGHWWGTTQKGTRDPAPYLGRVGEASQGGIGNVVIWEPKPEDAVNPFLLESQGVLWPAPVASTALLQSLSADIADSTTVPPLELSEEEQAQVSQWEATARVLVEEVRLQRQPVVRVPLPASLSASQLMRAMSEPASLARDLARPMPSATSVASARGTAMHAWIETQYGQQSLLDPDDLPGSADVDIASDEALDELKEAFSRSAFANRQPFAIEQAFAMVLGGRVVRGRIDAVFESNGRFDVIDWKTGIADHVDAWQLALYRLAWSRIAQVPLEHIDAGFLMIRTGELLRPVLPDLSELIA; this is encoded by the coding sequence GTGAGCGAGATATCCCGTCAGCAACTCAACGGCGTGCTGGGTCTTGATCTCAGTAATGAGCAATGGCAGATCATCAGTTCGCCGCTTGAGCCCTCAGTCGTGGTGGCTGGTGCTGGCTCTGGCAAGACCACGTCGATGGCGGCTCGCGTTGCCTGGCTCGTGGGCAGCGGCTGGGTCGATGCTGATGCGGTCCTCGGCCTGACCTTCACGAACAAGGCGGCAGCTTCATTGGGCAGCAGCATGCGTCGAATGTTGAATGCCATGGACTCAAGCCAACTGCGTCCGCTATCTGACGACGAATTCGCATTGGCGGCCGAACCGCAGGTCCAGACGTACAACGCCTTTGCAGCTCGTATCTTGAGTGATCATGGGATCCGCATCGGTCGTGAGCCAGGTGCCCGCCTGCTGACCGACGGTGCCCGACAACAACTCGCGTACTCCGTGGTTTGCACAAGTCTGTTACCGCTTGATGCCCTTGAGAAGAATCCCGATTCCATCGCCTCGGATCTGCTACGTCTCGACGATCAGTGCAGCGAGCTCGATCTCGATCCTGCATCACTCATGCAATGGGATCAAGCACTCGTTGCGTCGCTGACTGCGGTTGAACCGCTGCAGAACAATGGCAAAGAGACTCGGCAAACGGCGGCCAAGCGAATACTGCTCGCACAACTCATCCAAGACTGGCGAGCGGCAAAGCTCAGTCGTGAGGTCATTGACTACAGCGATCAAACCCGACTCGCCCTCGAATTGGTCCGTAGCTTCCCCGATGTCGCAGCCGAGGTCCGCGAGCAATTCGCCGTGGTCTTGCTCGATGAATATCAGGACACGTCGATAGCGCAACGACATCTGCTGCAAGCACTCTTCGGTGAAGGTCACCCCGTGACTGCTGTCGGCGATCCATGCCAGGCGATCTATGGCTGGCGTGGAGCAAGCGTGGACAATATCGAGAACTTCCCGCATCACTTCCCAGCAAGCCGCGGTGGGCAGTTGCTGCCAGCCGCGCGCTACACCTTGAGTGCCAACCGCCGTTCGGGTCACTCGATCCTGGCCATTGCAAATGAACTCTCTCATTCCCTGCGCGCTCAACACACTGGCCTTCTTGAGTTGCAATGGGCTGATACTGGCAAGGGTGCGGGCGATGTTGCTGTCGGACTGTTCGAACACATCTCGCATGAACGATCCTGGATTGTTGATCGGATCCGGCAGTTGGGTGCTGTGACTGATCAGCGGTGGGGTGACATTGCGATCCTGGCAACCACCGGCAAGGAGCTTGCTGCATTTGCGACTCTGCTGACCGCTGCTGATGTTCCTGTGCAATTGCACGGTGCAGCTGGCTTGCTGAGCAAGCCGCTCGTTGTTGAAGTGCGAGCCGTGCTCGAAGCAGTTGTCGATCCGATAGCAAATCCGGCAGTCGTGCGATTGCTCGCCGGGCCTCGTTGGGCCATTGGCCCGCGCGATCTCGCCGCACTCGGCGTGCGAGCAGTTGAGTTGGCAGGTTCAGCCCACCGCGTCGACGCACAGGATGTCGGCGAAGCCCTTGACGAGGCGGTGGCCGGCGCCGATGGCGTGGAGATGACTTCGCTGAGTGATGCCACTTTCGACTTGGGCGATCTGAGTCGCTATTCGCCCCAGGCCGCCGCTCGCTTGCACAACTTCGGACAGGAACTCGCCGAATTGCGACGACATTCCAGCGATCCGCCGGTCGATTTCCTTGGCCGCATCCTTGCCACAACCGGGCTCGATGTTGAACTGGCGCTTGCCACCGATGATGCGCAACTCAGCTGGATGAGCTTCGTTCGCTTCGCCGCGGAATTCACAGATCTCGAAGGTCGCTCAACTCTTAGTGCCTTTCTTCGCCGACTGCGCGACGCAGAACGCTTTGATGTTGATCTCAGCGTCGATGTCGTACAGCGTGCTGATGCAGTGCAATTGATGACGGTGTTCAAGGCCAAGGGCTTGGAGTTTGCACATGTATTCGTTCCGGGATTCGTTGATGGAGCCTTCCCAGGAGGCAATGCCCGAGGTCAGTGGCCAAGCAGTGCAGTAACGGTGCCGTGGCATCTGCGCGCTGATGCCACCGACGCATTGCGCAGTTATCCCAGAGCAGATGAGAGCCCGCGAGCCAAGGATTACAGGGCGTACCTTGATGAGTTGCGTGCCTTGCAGCAGATCGACAGCGAACGCCTGGCGTATGTGGCATTGACCCGAGCTCAACACACTTTGATTGTTACTGGCCATTGGTGGGGGACGACACAAAAGGGAACGCGCGATCCGGCCCCCTACCTCGGCCGGGTGGGTGAGGCCAGTCAAGGCGGCATCGGCAATGTCGTGATCTGGGAGCCCAAGCCGGAAGACGCCGTCAATCCATTTCTCCTGGAGAGCCAGGGGGTGCTCTGGCCCGCTCCAGTTGCTTCAACTGCATTGCTGCAGTCGCTCAGCGCTGATATCGCCGACTCAACGACAGTTCCACCACTCGAACTGTCTGAGGAGGAGCAAGCCCAGGTCTCTCAGTGGGAAGCAACTGCTCGAGTGCTCGTTGAAGAGGTCCGACTTCAGCGCCAGCCGGTTGTCCGGGTGCCGCTTCCGGCCTCCCTTTCTGCCAGTCAACTCATGCGTGCAATGAGTGAGCCGGCATCACTCGCCCGTGATCTCGCTCGACCAATGCCTTCGGCAACGTCTGTCGCTTCGGCCCGAGGCACTGCAATGCATGCCTGGATCGAGACCCAATACGGCCAACAGTCGTTGCTTGATCCTGATGACCTCCCAGGCTCCGCAGATGTTGATATTGCCAGCGACGAAGCGCTAGACGAGTTGAAAGAGGCCTTCAGTCGCAGTGCCTTTGCCAACCGTCAACCATTCGCGATTGAACAAGCATTCGCGATGGTGCTAGGCGGACGAGTGGTGCGCGGACGCATCGACGCTGTGTTTGAAAGCAACGGCCGATTCGATGTCATCGACTGGAAGACGGGCATCGCCGATCATGTCGATGCCTGGCAGTTGGCGCTGTATCGACTTGCGTGGTCGCGGATCGCCCAAGTGCCACTTGAACACATCGATGCCGGATTCCTGATGATTCGCACTGGCGAACTCCTGCGTCCGGTGCTGCCCGATCTGAGCGAACTCATTGCTTAG
- a CDS encoding acyltransferase: protein MNVFIRQLTGVRFVAAFWVLTYHLQGPLNTLGITDIPMVTDFFRVGRLGVDLFFALSGFILAHTYLERMGPGFKVRASGFFLWLRLGRIYPVHLVMLFVAGFAVVAQAKLTGDALDRDWLTPWDFIKQLLLIQEWGPSPQRGWNFVAWSLSMEWLAYLLFPFIVLVLWRFRKSLPTWGLLAAWIVILIPLIVYGLTKTDVFYTDNWGSTIRVLTEFCAGGLTYLIVTRAHPGLQGDPDPRVERVATVLTIVLPICVIAGAVILANMPAAQPPVMQLGEDLEELPPYFHLLLVPFLIAWIGALALSRRGLTRTLGTQTLVLGGFISYSLYMTHLVWFGLWRAGMKEVGINSGGLYALGVLGLVVGAVFIAWLMWKFVEEPSREWMRGLIGTRPKPTEEAGAAIAAATHPEDSAEPIVISEESPPKQ from the coding sequence TTGAACGTCTTTATTCGTCAGTTGACCGGTGTCCGCTTCGTCGCGGCATTCTGGGTTCTGACTTACCACCTGCAGGGACCCCTAAACACCCTTGGCATCACCGACATCCCGATGGTCACTGACTTCTTCCGGGTCGGGCGACTTGGTGTCGATCTCTTCTTTGCCCTGTCCGGATTCATCCTGGCCCATACCTATTTGGAACGCATGGGTCCTGGGTTCAAAGTGCGGGCTTCAGGATTCTTCTTGTGGCTGCGTCTGGGGAGGATCTATCCGGTTCATCTGGTCATGCTGTTCGTCGCCGGCTTTGCCGTTGTCGCCCAAGCCAAGCTCACTGGCGACGCTCTTGATCGCGACTGGCTCACGCCCTGGGATTTCATCAAGCAACTCCTGCTGATCCAGGAATGGGGACCTTCACCGCAAAGGGGTTGGAACTTTGTGGCCTGGTCCTTGTCGATGGAGTGGCTGGCCTACCTGCTCTTCCCATTCATCGTGCTGGTGCTGTGGCGCTTCCGTAAGAGCCTGCCCACCTGGGGCCTGTTGGCGGCATGGATCGTGATCCTGATTCCTCTGATTGTCTACGGGCTCACGAAGACTGACGTGTTCTACACCGACAACTGGGGCTCGACAATCCGCGTGCTCACCGAATTCTGTGCAGGCGGCTTGACGTATCTGATCGTGACTCGAGCACACCCGGGGCTGCAAGGGGATCCCGATCCGCGAGTGGAACGAGTCGCGACTGTGCTGACGATCGTGCTGCCGATCTGCGTGATCGCTGGCGCAGTGATCTTGGCGAACATGCCAGCCGCACAGCCGCCCGTGATGCAACTGGGCGAGGACTTGGAAGAGCTGCCGCCGTACTTCCACCTGCTGCTCGTGCCGTTCCTGATCGCTTGGATTGGCGCACTTGCACTCTCCCGCCGCGGCCTGACCCGCACTTTGGGAACGCAGACCCTCGTGCTCGGCGGCTTCATCTCCTACTCGCTCTACATGACGCACTTGGTCTGGTTCGGGCTGTGGCGAGCGGGGATGAAGGAAGTCGGCATCAACTCCGGGGGGCTCTACGCATTGGGCGTCCTCGGGCTGGTCGTAGGAGCGGTGTTCATCGCCTGGTTGATGTGGAAATTCGTCGAGGAGCCCTCGCGCGAATGGATGCGCGGACTCATCGGGACTCGTCCCAAACCGACAGAAGAGGCCGGTGCGGCTATTGCTGCCGCCACCCACCCAGAGGATTCTGCTGAGCCCATTGTGATCTCCGAGGAATCTCCGCCTAAGCAATGA
- a CDS encoding lysylphosphatidylglycerol synthase transmembrane domain-containing protein has protein sequence MTDQPVEFQDGRSDQPASESAVHATVIIEDGVIPPRVRRPLDLARFLLAVALTFGTVGVAWFASSTSAGLDADLSTGARLLPSLIILVLNVVGGIGTLGLPIAASVSLVIRKRLRQLLDSFIASLFTIVLLTALAMVVTHLDSPRLLTALTGSASSGGASTAPILGGLIAFITVARLMGRRPWSVLSVVIIGSVAIVTVLSSAIALAGMLISITIGWGVGLIVRYAFGTPTSRPSGVAIAQALELGGYPVISLVAQDTTRRGRRYQAVTRIGAVLRVTVFDRDMEGAGLATAAWTALRLREDQVSGRSNMRRTLDHAALTSYAAEAAGAAEPRLLLASEINADSYVLAYEFIEGSSFAQLDELTDADLEQAWRALRTLHERHISHRSLHAEHIIRGIDGSVWLVGQDTGSVAATDVAMRIDLAEMLCTLALLAGADRAIATGRTVLGVAGLSRTVPALQTVALSAPSRKALRRHKDLLVELRNTLIEIGPDDEVKPIQLQRIKPRTLILAVVGTVAGYVLLTQLADVDLVKLITTADWRWAIGAVLFSVITYLAAAWSLSGFVPERLSLHRTVLAQLSGAFATLVSPPTLGSVAINMRFLQKAGVHPALAAASVAVSQVMAFVMHMLLLLAFGLAAGTQADFTFQPPRIVVIAVVVIAVIIVGLFAIPQVRRLTHERIGPLLREVGPRLITVAQRPLKLLEGIGGILVLNFAFIAVLYASIEAFGGDLSIAVVAVVYLAGATIGQAAPTPGGLGAVEAALTAGLTAAGLDGGVALSAVLLYRVVTFWIPTIPGYWAFSWLTKRGAL, from the coding sequence GTGACCGACCAGCCCGTGGAATTCCAGGACGGGCGCTCAGACCAGCCCGCCAGCGAGTCCGCGGTGCACGCAACAGTGATCATCGAGGATGGTGTCATCCCGCCCCGGGTGCGTCGCCCGCTTGATCTGGCCCGCTTCTTGTTGGCCGTGGCGCTGACCTTTGGAACGGTGGGGGTTGCCTGGTTCGCCTCCAGCACGAGTGCCGGACTTGACGCCGACCTCTCAACGGGAGCCAGGCTCCTGCCCTCATTGATCATCCTCGTGCTCAATGTGGTCGGCGGCATTGGAACCTTGGGCCTGCCAATTGCAGCATCGGTTTCTTTGGTCATCCGCAAGAGGCTGCGGCAGTTGCTTGACTCATTCATCGCGTCGCTGTTCACCATCGTGCTGCTCACGGCGCTGGCCATGGTGGTCACACACCTTGATTCACCGCGATTGCTCACCGCGCTCACAGGTTCGGCTAGTTCGGGCGGCGCCTCGACGGCACCGATTCTGGGCGGGCTCATCGCCTTCATCACCGTTGCTCGCCTGATGGGTCGGCGCCCATGGAGCGTCCTGAGCGTGGTCATCATCGGTTCAGTCGCGATCGTCACTGTGCTGAGCTCGGCGATCGCCCTGGCCGGCATGCTGATCTCGATCACGATCGGCTGGGGAGTCGGCTTGATCGTCCGCTACGCCTTTGGCACGCCAACCTCACGACCATCGGGCGTGGCCATTGCCCAGGCACTCGAACTCGGCGGCTACCCAGTGATCTCGTTAGTGGCACAGGACACCACGAGGCGTGGACGCAGATACCAGGCTGTCACACGCATCGGCGCGGTCCTGCGCGTGACAGTCTTCGACCGAGATATGGAAGGCGCTGGACTGGCCACGGCGGCCTGGACGGCCCTGCGTTTGCGCGAGGATCAAGTCAGCGGCCGATCGAATATGCGCCGCACTCTTGACCATGCCGCGCTGACCTCCTATGCAGCTGAAGCCGCCGGAGCGGCAGAACCACGACTGCTGCTCGCATCAGAGATCAACGCCGACTCCTATGTGCTCGCCTACGAGTTCATCGAGGGCTCGAGCTTTGCGCAACTCGATGAACTGACCGATGCCGATCTCGAACAAGCCTGGCGGGCATTGCGCACACTGCATGAACGTCACATCAGTCATCGATCGCTGCATGCCGAGCACATCATCCGAGGCATTGACGGATCAGTGTGGCTCGTTGGCCAGGACACCGGGTCCGTTGCGGCAACCGACGTCGCAATGCGCATCGACCTCGCCGAAATGCTCTGTACGCTCGCGCTTCTCGCTGGCGCCGACCGAGCGATCGCCACCGGACGCACAGTGCTTGGCGTTGCAGGCCTTTCTCGCACTGTGCCCGCATTGCAAACTGTCGCGCTGTCGGCTCCTTCTCGCAAAGCTCTTCGACGCCACAAAGATCTGCTCGTCGAATTGCGCAACACCCTGATCGAGATCGGCCCCGACGACGAGGTCAAGCCGATTCAACTCCAACGCATCAAGCCGCGCACCTTGATCCTGGCCGTGGTCGGCACCGTCGCCGGCTACGTGCTCCTTACGCAGTTGGCGGATGTTGACCTTGTCAAGCTGATCACCACTGCCGACTGGCGTTGGGCTATCGGCGCCGTGCTGTTCAGCGTCATCACCTACCTGGCGGCGGCGTGGTCTCTTTCCGGATTCGTCCCTGAACGACTCTCTCTCCATCGCACCGTCCTGGCTCAACTCTCCGGGGCATTCGCAACCCTGGTCTCCCCGCCAACCCTTGGCTCGGTGGCCATCAATATGCGCTTTCTGCAAAAGGCAGGAGTGCATCCGGCGCTTGCAGCTGCCAGCGTGGCTGTGTCACAAGTGATGGCCTTCGTCATGCACATGCTCTTGCTTCTGGCCTTCGGTCTGGCGGCAGGCACGCAGGCGGACTTCACCTTCCAGCCGCCAAGAATCGTCGTCATCGCGGTCGTGGTGATCGCAGTGATCATCGTCGGACTGTTTGCCATCCCTCAGGTGCGGCGACTCACCCATGAACGCATTGGTCCCCTGCTGCGCGAAGTGGGTCCGCGCCTGATCACCGTTGCGCAGCGTCCACTGAAATTGCTCGAGGGCATCGGCGGCATCCTCGTGTTGAACTTCGCCTTCATCGCCGTGCTCTATGCCAGCATCGAGGCTTTCGGTGGCGATCTCAGCATCGCGGTGGTAGCCGTCGTGTATCTCGCCGGTGCCACCATCGGCCAAGCCGCGCCAACTCCCGGCGGTCTTGGCGCCGTAGAAGCTGCACTGACCGCTGGTCTCACGGCAGCAGGCCTTGACGGCGGCGTTGCACTGTCCGCAGTGCTCCTCTACCGCGTGGTGACCTTCTGGATCCCCACCATTCCGGGCTACTGGGCTTTCAGCTGGCTCACCAAGCGTGGCGCCCTCTAA
- a CDS encoding ATP-dependent DNA helicase translates to MSTTAREPGLRRVWELDRSALVSSSSVELDADQQQVVDHCHGPLLVLAGPGTGKTTAIVEAILARLNDPADPIAPEQVLALTFGRRAAADLRDRLVGRLDGGVLPTVATFHSFAYGLLQQTATPEDYREPPRLLFGAEEDVRIRELLMGAIQDRAIQWPDDLLGAVGTLGLANEVRAVLARAKTLNLTSEQLRSIGRRSERPAWEALGELAAIESQVMALENVLDYVSLLSELVVRLRSDPNARERFRFIAVDEYQDTDPLQIALLRALVGPRTTLIAVGDPDQAIYGFRGADAQGILDFPSAFGSVATPAPIVVLGSTRRFGSAIREAATRIITKVPLHGLPSDVVDRHRNPVTDSEQIDEPISIRSYESELTRAAGIAQQMRELHLHSDIPWSQMAVLARSGQDMATILRALRQAGVPAVVAADEIPLRMEPAVGMLLLGLEVAANPQRITVAQAAELLAGPMCGLDVTQLRQLGRALRAEARTLQASSTPPPSDQLICEVLRGVRACPSDEQLHEISNAIDRLRGLLNSAHEQITNGATASEVLWTLWSGEVAGHGRAHGWSDRLRRSALNGSTTADHDLDAVMAFFDAAQRDPHRFRGFQGLRNFLLALRDQQLPAESVAERGVHGEVVRVLTAHRAKGQEWQCVWVIGVQEGQWPDLRPRGSVLEADRLTASGLGPAVSPGELLAEERRLLYVAITRARRSCVLAVVQTADESGPQPSRFLDELQVPWYNSQARLPSITALPVLIARLRVTALDSESPPGLRAAALDQLRQLSAHRDDAGEVLIPAAQPERWWGVLEPTELHIPLRPADRPIGLSGSAIENIITCPLKWFLEHDVHADVARGEATKFGSVIHALADFIAKGEVPDELDAADEWIDRVWSDLRFEAPWQSVSERRLAREALARFLKYQHQAERELFATEESRIAVIEVPTPDGGVEQVRIHGLLDRIEIDHLGRQVAIDLKNMKRPPADSDVPEHAQLGMYQLLLRENGAEVGGAALVQLRKGTTADPESPKVQLQAALDSQSPTWIELELGEAAELLRSERFEARVNKFCDFCTYRSICPAQAAGEQVIS, encoded by the coding sequence ATGAGCACCACGGCGAGGGAGCCAGGTTTGCGTCGCGTCTGGGAGCTCGATAGGTCTGCCCTTGTTTCGAGCAGTTCAGTTGAGCTCGATGCCGATCAGCAGCAAGTCGTTGACCACTGCCATGGGCCATTGCTCGTGCTGGCAGGCCCTGGCACCGGCAAGACCACAGCCATCGTTGAGGCGATCTTGGCCAGGCTGAACGATCCTGCGGATCCAATAGCGCCTGAGCAGGTGCTCGCGCTCACCTTCGGTCGCCGAGCCGCCGCTGATCTCCGCGACCGTCTGGTCGGACGGCTCGACGGAGGCGTCCTGCCTACCGTGGCCACTTTTCATTCCTTCGCCTACGGGCTGCTCCAGCAGACCGCCACCCCAGAGGATTACCGCGAGCCCCCGCGCCTGCTCTTTGGCGCCGAAGAAGATGTGCGCATTCGCGAGCTGCTGATGGGTGCCATCCAGGACAGGGCAATCCAGTGGCCCGATGATCTCCTAGGAGCCGTGGGCACCCTCGGCTTAGCCAATGAGGTGCGTGCTGTTCTTGCGCGAGCCAAGACTTTAAACCTGACTTCAGAGCAATTGCGTTCCATCGGCCGTAGGTCTGAGCGCCCCGCTTGGGAGGCACTTGGCGAACTTGCTGCGATCGAGAGCCAGGTGATGGCCCTTGAAAATGTCCTCGACTACGTCTCGCTACTCAGTGAGCTCGTGGTGCGCTTGCGCTCGGACCCAAATGCGCGCGAACGCTTTCGCTTCATCGCGGTCGATGAGTATCAAGACACCGATCCCTTGCAGATCGCTCTCTTGCGCGCACTTGTTGGTCCGCGCACCACGCTGATCGCAGTCGGTGATCCAGATCAGGCCATTTATGGATTCCGTGGAGCCGACGCGCAGGGCATCTTGGATTTCCCGAGCGCGTTTGGCTCAGTCGCCACGCCTGCGCCCATCGTCGTGCTCGGGTCGACAAGGCGCTTTGGTTCAGCAATCCGCGAAGCCGCAACGCGCATCATCACCAAGGTGCCATTGCATGGCCTTCCCTCCGATGTCGTGGATCGCCACCGAAACCCGGTCACTGATTCTGAGCAGATCGATGAGCCAATCAGCATCCGCTCATACGAGAGTGAGCTGACGCGCGCGGCCGGTATTGCGCAGCAGATGCGCGAGTTGCATCTGCATTCGGATATTCCGTGGTCTCAGATGGCTGTGCTGGCGCGCAGCGGTCAAGATATGGCCACGATCCTTCGGGCGCTCCGGCAAGCCGGTGTGCCCGCAGTTGTGGCGGCCGATGAGATTCCGCTGCGTATGGAGCCAGCAGTCGGCATGTTGCTGCTCGGCCTTGAGGTGGCGGCAAATCCGCAGCGCATCACGGTTGCCCAGGCAGCTGAACTTCTCGCTGGTCCCATGTGCGGGCTCGACGTCACGCAACTTCGGCAGCTCGGTCGTGCCTTGCGCGCTGAGGCTCGAACACTCCAAGCCTCGTCAACCCCGCCCCCATCCGATCAACTGATCTGTGAAGTCCTCAGGGGAGTGCGTGCCTGTCCGAGTGATGAGCAACTGCACGAGATCAGCAATGCCATCGATCGCCTGCGAGGTCTCCTCAACTCGGCCCATGAGCAGATCACCAATGGTGCGACTGCGTCCGAAGTGCTCTGGACTCTGTGGTCGGGCGAAGTTGCCGGGCACGGTCGGGCGCATGGCTGGTCTGATCGCCTGCGCCGATCTGCCCTGAACGGTTCAACTACGGCGGATCACGATCTTGATGCAGTCATGGCCTTCTTTGATGCCGCTCAACGAGATCCCCATCGCTTCCGAGGCTTCCAGGGCCTTCGCAATTTCCTGCTGGCGCTGCGCGATCAGCAACTGCCAGCTGAATCGGTAGCCGAACGTGGCGTGCACGGAGAAGTCGTACGCGTACTCACTGCGCATCGGGCCAAGGGGCAGGAGTGGCAGTGCGTGTGGGTCATTGGGGTGCAGGAAGGGCAGTGGCCTGATCTTCGGCCGCGAGGCAGCGTGCTTGAAGCCGATCGGCTCACCGCAAGCGGCTTGGGTCCGGCAGTGTCTCCTGGTGAACTCTTGGCTGAAGAGCGACGGCTCCTATATGTCGCCATCACCCGTGCCCGTCGAAGTTGTGTCTTGGCAGTCGTGCAGACAGCTGACGAATCTGGACCGCAACCCAGCAGATTTCTCGACGAACTGCAGGTGCCTTGGTACAACTCACAGGCCCGGTTGCCAAGCATCACGGCGCTGCCGGTCCTAATCGCCAGATTGCGAGTAACGGCGCTTGATTCCGAGTCACCACCTGGCCTTCGTGCTGCTGCACTTGATCAACTGCGGCAACTTTCGGCACATCGGGATGATGCGGGCGAGGTGCTCATCCCAGCAGCACAGCCAGAGCGCTGGTGGGGAGTGCTGGAACCCACTGAACTTCACATTCCACTTCGTCCCGCCGATCGCCCAATCGGACTTTCGGGAAGCGCCATCGAGAACATCATCACCTGTCCACTCAAGTGGTTCCTTGAACATGATGTCCACGCCGATGTCGCGCGCGGAGAGGCCACCAAGTTCGGCAGCGTCATCCATGCCCTGGCTGATTTCATCGCCAAGGGTGAGGTGCCTGACGAACTGGATGCAGCCGATGAGTGGATCGATCGAGTCTGGAGCGATCTTCGATTCGAGGCGCCTTGGCAGAGTGTCAGTGAACGCCGTCTTGCGCGCGAAGCTCTCGCTCGCTTTCTGAAATATCAGCATCAGGCCGAGCGCGAACTCTTTGCCACTGAAGAAAGCCGGATAGCCGTCATCGAAGTTCCCACGCCTGATGGCGGAGTAGAGCAGGTCCGCATTCATGGTCTGCTGGATCGCATTGAAATTGATCACCTCGGTCGTCAGGTCGCCATCGACTTGAAGAACATGAAGCGTCCGCCTGCTGACAGCGATGTTCCCGAGCACGCGCAACTAGGCATGTACCAACTGCTCCTGCGTGAAAACGGTGCCGAGGTCGGTGGCGCTGCGCTCGTGCAATTGCGCAAGGGCACCACTGCCGATCCCGAGTCCCCAAAGGTGCAGCTCCAAGCAGCTCTTGATTCGCAGTCGCCCACCTGGATCGAGTTGGAGTTGGGTGAGGCAGCAGAACTTCTCCGCAGCGAACGCTTCGAAGCCAGGGTGAACAAGTTCTGTGACTTCTGTACCTATCGCTCCATCTGCCCAGCGCAGGCTGCTGGCGAGCAGGTGATCTCGTGA
- the nudC gene encoding NAD(+) diphosphatase gives MTDTRLLADLLFAQPGLDRASHLRTDPQFVENLFSDETRVMWVNQGESPIDPDADTPTLLLMTGTEALEIIGDDRSGVSFLGLDPDGVIFVAVHLQDRAQLPGEQFWMGLRDAGRGLSDVHASAFVGAIGLDNWRNKHRHCTVCGGELELTQAGWVLRCATDGLDHFPRTDPAIIVLVRDAQDRALLGRHANWRGGWMSTLAGFVEPGESAEAAVRREVFEETGVVIGSETDAVTYLGSQPWPFPASLMMGYHALASNTTINVDEVEISEAVWFSRDEMRAACESGDLRLPPNTSISRMLIERWFGETLPGDWSR, from the coding sequence GTGACGGACACCCGACTCCTTGCTGATCTCCTCTTTGCTCAACCTGGATTAGACCGCGCCTCGCATCTGCGCACAGACCCCCAGTTCGTCGAAAATCTCTTCAGTGATGAAACGCGGGTGATGTGGGTCAACCAAGGGGAGTCGCCGATTGACCCGGACGCCGATACTCCAACTCTTCTCTTGATGACCGGCACCGAAGCGCTCGAAATCATTGGTGATGATCGCTCCGGCGTCAGTTTCCTGGGACTGGATCCCGATGGTGTCATTTTCGTCGCCGTGCATCTGCAGGATCGGGCGCAGTTGCCAGGGGAACAGTTCTGGATGGGCTTGCGCGATGCCGGCCGCGGCCTCTCCGATGTCCACGCCTCAGCCTTCGTGGGCGCGATCGGTCTGGACAACTGGCGCAATAAGCATCGGCACTGCACGGTTTGTGGGGGCGAACTGGAGCTCACCCAAGCCGGTTGGGTGCTGCGATGCGCAACTGATGGCCTCGATCACTTCCCGCGAACGGACCCGGCGATCATTGTTCTCGTGCGCGATGCTCAGGACCGCGCACTGCTCGGTCGGCACGCCAACTGGCGCGGTGGCTGGATGTCGACCCTGGCGGGCTTTGTCGAGCCCGGAGAGTCGGCAGAGGCGGCAGTTCGTCGCGAGGTATTCGAGGAAACCGGTGTCGTGATTGGCAGCGAAACCGATGCAGTCACCTATCTCGGAAGCCAGCCCTGGCCATTTCCTGCTTCGCTCATGATGGGGTATCACGCCCTTGCGTCGAATACCACCATCAATGTTGATGAAGTGGAAATCTCAGAAGCGGTCTGGTTCTCAAGGGATGAGATGCGGGCGGCTTGCGAGAGTGGCGATTTGCGCCTCCCACCGAATACTTCAATCTCCCGAATGCTGATTGAACGCTGGTTCGGTGAGACCTTGCCGGGCGATTGGTCGCGCTAG